In Juglans microcarpa x Juglans regia isolate MS1-56 chromosome 8D, Jm3101_v1.0, whole genome shotgun sequence, the following are encoded in one genomic region:
- the LOC121243433 gene encoding uncharacterized protein LOC121243433 isoform X1: MDLFFELFESSSDDFLEIICALAVEEEFLNGESTDSESPTLSSSFDSADHTKRSKMGDKSKNSKMERKTEKHVEDTETTSSCSASSFDGDSSKKRRRHRHSSDDKESRRENERMKEKRVKQRERRRRKLRRDGKKSRVYEYERSGIGSSPDGDVLERAENDPESVLRDMFTEFPSVGNDLFQLLQMVDDGRAVNIRGISERSLIKHIRVLFLSLKLKEDGDRVFLLPEKALPTLEVVGPLIHSLMELKDQQLNHSVPESGMQVVAVDGGCRQEIFENIISMPSCVEDDSNAPKGREAELEEDNDIFIGSPTLAVVVEAASANEADSFEEVNMDSMESRRQAKKFSTSIDTLESISFREDSCLDILATEERLRGKG; the protein is encoded by the exons ATGGAtcttttttttgaattatttgagTCTTCTTCCGacgatttcttggaaataatTTGTGCTTTAGCTGTAGAAGAAGAATTTTTAAATGGAGAATCAACCGATTCGGAATCACCGACTCTATCCAGTAGTTTCGATTCTGCAGATCATACAAAGCGTTCCAAAATGGGGGATAAATCGAAGAATTCGAAGATGGAGAGGAAGACAGAGAAGCATGTAGAGGACACAGAGACCACATCATCGTGTTCTGCATCGAGCTTCGATGGTGACTCTTCAAAGAAACGGCGTCGGCACCGGCACAGTAGCGATGATAAAGAGTCaaggagagaaaatgagaggatgaaagagaaaagagtaaagcagagagagagaaggagaaggaaattGAGAAGAGACGGAAAGAAGAGTAGGGTTTACGAGTATGAGAGGTCGGGAATCGGGTCGTCCCCTGATGGGGATGTTTTGGAAAGGGCTGAGAACGATCCTGAATCGGTGCTGCGAGACATGTTCACTGAATTCCCTAGTGTTGGCAATGATTTGTTTCAG CTTCTGCAAATGGTTGATGATGGTCGAGCGGTTAACATAAGGGGCATATCTGAAAGATCTCTGATAAAACATATAAGGGTGCTTTTCCTTTCATTAAAACTCAAGGAGGATGGTGATAGGGTGTTTTTACTACCTGAAAAGGCTCTCCCGACTTTAGAAGTTGTAGGACCCCTAATTCACTCTCTTATGGAACTTAAAGATCAACAACTCAATCATTCAGTACCAGAAAGTGGTATGCAGGTGGTAGCAGTGGATGGGGGATGTCGCCAAgagatttttgaaaacattatatCAATGCCATCATGTGTAGAAGATGACTCTAATGCTCCTAAAGGAAG AGAAGCTGAGTTGGAGGaagataatgatatttttataggGTCCCCGACACTTGCTGTGGTTGTCGAGGCTGCATCAGCAAATGAAGCAGATAGCTTTGAAGAG GTGAATATGGATTCTATGGAGTCAAGAAGACAAGCAAAAAAATTCTCTACTTCCATTGACACTTTAGAGTCAATAAGTTTTCGAGAAGACAGTTGCTTAGATATATTGGCGACTGAAGAGAGACTGCGAGGCAAGGGTTGA
- the LOC121243433 gene encoding uncharacterized protein LOC121243433 isoform X2, whose protein sequence is MDLFFELFESSSDDFLEIICALAVEEEFLNGESTDSESPTLSSSFDSADHTKRSKMGDKSKNSKMERKTEKHVEDTETTSSCSASSFDGDSSKKRRRHRHSSDDKESRRENERMKEKRVKQRERRRRKLRRDGKKSRVYEYERSGIGSSPDGDVLERAENDPESVLRDMFTEFPSVGNDLFQLLQMVDDGRAVNIRGISERSLIKHIRVLFLSLKLKEDGDRVFLLPEKALPTLEVVGPLIHSLMELKDQQLNHSVPESGMQVVAVDGGCRQEIFENIISMPSCVEDDSNAPKGREAELEEDNDIFIGSPTLAVVVEAASANEADSFEEVVKEWQCSIVMSKLGSMVICCQANLPF, encoded by the exons ATGGAtcttttttttgaattatttgagTCTTCTTCCGacgatttcttggaaataatTTGTGCTTTAGCTGTAGAAGAAGAATTTTTAAATGGAGAATCAACCGATTCGGAATCACCGACTCTATCCAGTAGTTTCGATTCTGCAGATCATACAAAGCGTTCCAAAATGGGGGATAAATCGAAGAATTCGAAGATGGAGAGGAAGACAGAGAAGCATGTAGAGGACACAGAGACCACATCATCGTGTTCTGCATCGAGCTTCGATGGTGACTCTTCAAAGAAACGGCGTCGGCACCGGCACAGTAGCGATGATAAAGAGTCaaggagagaaaatgagaggatgaaagagaaaagagtaaagcagagagagagaaggagaaggaaattGAGAAGAGACGGAAAGAAGAGTAGGGTTTACGAGTATGAGAGGTCGGGAATCGGGTCGTCCCCTGATGGGGATGTTTTGGAAAGGGCTGAGAACGATCCTGAATCGGTGCTGCGAGACATGTTCACTGAATTCCCTAGTGTTGGCAATGATTTGTTTCAG CTTCTGCAAATGGTTGATGATGGTCGAGCGGTTAACATAAGGGGCATATCTGAAAGATCTCTGATAAAACATATAAGGGTGCTTTTCCTTTCATTAAAACTCAAGGAGGATGGTGATAGGGTGTTTTTACTACCTGAAAAGGCTCTCCCGACTTTAGAAGTTGTAGGACCCCTAATTCACTCTCTTATGGAACTTAAAGATCAACAACTCAATCATTCAGTACCAGAAAGTGGTATGCAGGTGGTAGCAGTGGATGGGGGATGTCGCCAAgagatttttgaaaacattatatCAATGCCATCATGTGTAGAAGATGACTCTAATGCTCCTAAAGGAAG AGAAGCTGAGTTGGAGGaagataatgatatttttataggGTCCCCGACACTTGCTGTGGTTGTCGAGGCTGCATCAGCAAATGAAGCAGATAGCTTTGAAGAG GTGGTGAAGGAATGGCAGTGCAGCATAGTCATGAGCAAACTGGGTAGCATGGTCATTTGCTGCCAGGCCAATTTGCCATTTTAA
- the LOC121242221 gene encoding uncharacterized protein LOC121242221, producing the protein MLTEQDVEAVENMESKVKEAEQDETNQQAETVMLTEESKAIVQKKLPPKLKDLGSFTIPYTIRNFYFDEVLCDLGANINLIPASVFRKLGLREAKPTTISLPLADRSIQYSRGLIEDGLVKVDKFIFPLNFIVLDMEEDEEIPLIQG; encoded by the coding sequence ATGCTTACCGAACAAGATGTAGAAGCTGTTGAGAACATGGAATCCAAGGTGAAAGAAGCTGAGCAGGATGAGACCAACCAACAAGCTGAGACAGTAATGTTAACTGAGGAGAGCAAAGCTATTGTACAAAAGAAGCTGccgcctaagttgaaagatctaGGGAGTTTCACGATCCCTTACACTATAagaaatttctattttgatGAAGTTTTATGTGACTTAGGGGCAAATATTAATCTAATACCTGCCTCTGTTTTCAGAAAATTGGGTCTTCGAGAAGCAAAGCCGACGACCATCTCTCTACCATTGGCGGATAGATCTATTCAGTACTCgagaggactcattgaggaTGGACTGGTGAAAGTcgataagttcatcttcccgCTCAACTTCATTGTACTCGACATGGAGGAAGACGAGGAGATCCCTTTGATACAAGGCTGA